One window from the genome of Rhinolophus ferrumequinum isolate MPI-CBG mRhiFer1 chromosome 10, mRhiFer1_v1.p, whole genome shotgun sequence encodes:
- the GPR182 gene encoding G-protein coupled receptor 182: protein MSVMASMGSSPTKEVTAGSAGDLGEIHNWTELLYFFNHTLPECHTELSESTKRVVLFVLYLAIFVVGLVENLLVIWVNWRCSGRAGLLGLYILNMAIADLGVVLCLPVWMLEVTLDYTWLWGSFACRFTHYFYFANMYSSIFFLVCLSIDRYVTLTHASPSWQRHQHRVRRVICAGVWVLSAIIPLPEVVHMQLVQSSEPMCLFMAPFETYSTWALAVTLSTTILGFLLPFLLITVFNLLTVCRLRQAGRPDGRRHHLLVCAYIAVFVICWLPYHVTLLLLTLHETHLSLHCYLVHLLYFFYDVIDCFSMLHCVVNPILYNFLSPSFRSRLLSAVVHYLPKVQAGAGKRGSSSSSSTQHSIVITKEGTQPTAAGFYHHSTRNLQAPNASPSSVPQSLMAS, encoded by the coding sequence ATGTCAGTCATGGCCAGCATGGGGTCCAGTCCCACTAAGGAGGTCACTGCAGGGTCTGCCGGCGACCTTGGAGAGATCCACAACTGGACCGAACTGCTCTACTTCTTCAACCACACTTTGCCTGAGTGCCACACGGAGCTCAGTGAGAGCACCAAGCGAGTGGTCCTGTTTGTACTCTACCTGGCCATCTTCGTGGTCGGGCTGGTGGAGAACCTCCTGGTGATCTGGGTCAACTGGCGCTGCTCGGGCCGGGCAGGTCTGCTGGGCTTGTACATCCTCAACATGGCCATAGCAGACCTGGGCGTTGTCCTGTGTCTGCCCGTGTGGATGCTGGAAGTCACACTGGACTACACCTGGCTCTGGGGCAGCTTTGCCTGCCGCTTCACTCATTACTTCTACTTTGCCAACATGTACAGCAGCATCTTCTTCCTGGTGTGCCTCAGCATTGACCGCTATGTCACCCTCACCCACGCCTCTCCCTCCTGGCAGCGCCACCAGCACAGAGTGCGGCGGGTGATATGCGCAGGGGTCTGGGTGCTCTCGGCCATCATCCCGCTGCCCGAGGTGGTCCACATGCAGCTGGTACAGAGCTCTGAGCCTATGTGCCTCTTCATGGCACCTTTTGAAACCTACAGCACATGGGCCCTGGCGGTGACCCTTTCCACCACCATCCTGGGCTTTCTGCTGCCCTTCCTTCTCATCACAGTCTTCAACCTGCTGACGGTCTGCCGGCTTCGGCAGGCAGGACGGCCCGATGGCCGGCGCCACCACCTGCTGGTGTGTGCCTACATAGCTGTCTTTGTCATCTGCTGGCTGCCCTATCATGTGACCCTGCTGCTACTCACACTGCACGAGACCCACCTTTCCCTCCACTGCTACCTGGTCCACCTGCTCTACTTCTTCTACGACGTCATCGACTGTTTCTCCATGCTCCACTGTGTCGTCAACCCCATCCTTTACAACTTTCTCAGTCCGAGCTTCCGGAGCCGGCTGCTGAGCGCTGTGGTGCATTACCTTCCCAAGGTCCAGGCTGGGGCAGGCAAACGtggttcttcctcttcctcctccactcaGCATTCCATCGTCATCACCAAGGAGGGCACCCAGCCCACTGCAGCAGGCTTCTACCACCACTCCACCCGGAACCTTCAGGCACCAAATGCCTCCCCCAGCTCTGTTCCTCAATCTCTTATGGCTAGTTGA